GCAGGAGCGCATTTCATGCATATCAAGGTTCTCTCTTTTGTTACATATTTGATCTGAATATGGTTGGTAACCATTATTGATCATTGCTTCTTATTGTCTTAAATTCTCCATATAGGGCACTGAACTATCAAAGTTTTCCTGGAACAAGTTGATGGtggaaaatattttcaaatgtgcAGAAACTCACCCTCCATGTATAGTGTTCTTTGATGAGGtactttcttttttactttaagTTCCAATCTTGGTGATAATGGTATTGTTCCCGAGGGCTATTCTTAAAGGGAtgactgccttaaaagtcataaactttcaccaaattccggtttttcccacaACCTATAAAATTGGTGTGTAAAGTCACAAACTGCTGGTATCTCCCATTTTGACCCGACCCTGTGTTTTCCGGTAAATAAGTGTCCTATGTGGCATGCCTGAAAGTTGACATGGATGTCATCGGAAAATCGTAAAACGACATCGTTTTTAATAcctaaaacgacgtcgtttcatCGTTAAGTTTGCAATTAGGTGTAAATTCTCAAAATCAAACATAAAAATTGAATCATCCTACAAATCGCGATTCATCCACCCACTTCAATCTAGATTTTTCTTCCCTCTGTGGCGAACGATTCACCCGTAATCACGTGGGCAATATCAATTCATTACCATTTGTTAACAAGGTAAGATAATAGCTTCCATTTTAGGGCTTGAAATCTCGATTTTTGAGACATCACATTTGAAATCCCGAATTTTGAATATGCGATTTAAGGTTCTGTTGGTTTTAGGGTTCAATTTTTCGTTTCTGGATTGAATAAACTTGTTTCCCGATTTGTGGTTGGATTGAGGGATTTCGAATGTGCACTTGGTATAATAGTTCAGGACTGTGGTTTTGAATATGCAATTGGTTTAATAGTTCAGGATTGTGGTTTTGGTGTAGGATGTCCCCGACTCCGCAGTCTTCCGAGCAGAATGACTTGGTCGAGGTTTGAGGCAGTGGTCTGTGATCACGGTCTTGAAGCTGATGTGGTGACATCAAATACAGATGTCAATCCCGGACGACGCTTCTATCGTTGCCAAGTTTGGAAGGAGGACGATTGCAAATTCGTTCGTTGGATTGATACATCGTTGTCACCGAATCAAAagtacttttaaaaaaaattgaagatggATAGGGACAGCGTGCAAAGAGCATTGAGAGATAGAGTTGCTATGCAGGATGCACTTGACGAGAGCACCCATTCCAAAACCGCTGAAGTTGAAGCACTCCAAGGTGTTGTCGCAGATTTGCATCATCAAAACCGGAGCTTAAAGTTTGTCATTTGCATTTTATGTATCACCATTTTGATACTGACGTAGCTTATCCAACGATTGTAGTAGACTATGCAAGTTGAACTCCAATGTAATACACTATACAGAACCAAGAATATTGTAGTGATTTTTCCTCTATGAATGCATTGAGTTATGAGTTCAAATATAACTTATTGTTACTCTGTCCCTTTGTTACAGCATTtagtaattatttttctctATGAATGCATGGAGTTATGAGTTCAAATATAACCAGTAAGCTATGGTACATTAAGAGTTCCGTCcaacaaagaagaagaaaaataatagCAAGGGGAAGCTATGGTGAAGCTTTTGATGAAAAATATGGAATTGACTTCAGTTTAGTACCCAAAACACCTTGTTTACACATAATAGTTTGCTGCCACAAAACACATGGTTTACACATAATTTAGTACCCAACCACATATAGTTtggtgttcacaaaacacattgtTAAGACATAGTTTGGTGCTCACAAAAAAACATTGTTTTTTCTTCCAAATACACATTCAACATCTTCAACCATTGTTGTTGCTTTGCTGCGTGGGGATTGAGCCATCACCTCCTCCAGAACGTCCTCCAGCACgacctccaccaccgcctcctccaTGGCCTCCCCTTCTTCCAGCTCTCCCCGTAATAGCGGTGGTACCACTTTCGGCATTAGATGGTGTCCCCATCCTGGCCTATAAGTTGAGTAATTGCAATGTTAGTAATAACTAGTAATAAAATAGAGCGTAAGTTGATTAAAACTAGAGTTTAATACCTTTGGCTTATGTTGCACTTCAACTGGATCGTTTTTGCAAGTTCTAGAGTTGTGGCCTTCTTGGAAACACTTATGGCATGTCATCACACATATCTTCCTCATTCTATTGGGTCTGGCTGGATCTTTCTCGAATGGATCCCTCCTTCTCACCTTCTTGGGCCTTTTGGACATCTTCCTCACAGGTGGAAGTACAACAGGGTACCCCTTAGCAGGAGGCCTGAGCTTCTCCCCATTTAATGCTGGCAACCCATATCCATAAGCCAACTTGTACTTGATCAATGAGAAGTATTCATGGGCATAATCATCAACATTCTGCTTGAGTAAGTGAATAACAGCGCATGCATGAAGACAAGGGATGCCAGTCAAATCCAATTTCCTACACACACATTGCCTTAAGGAAGGAGTCACTACAAACCTATCCTCAAAGTGACCAACTTCAAATTCCCCCCTACTGCAGGAATGGTGGTATAATTTCTGCTTTCATATACCATAGCTTCAATTTTTGTCCTCACTTTTGGACACACAGTTGAATTGATCCCAACACTCTCCATTTCTACACTCTTTCTATAAAGTCTCTCCATGAGTGTGATTCTCATTTCATCTAACATGTCTAACACATGTTTACTCTCCTTGCCTCCAGAATATAAGCATTGAAACATTCACAAACATAGTTAAGAATGGCATCAGAGCATTGTACAGGTGTTAGAAAAGCCTTACAGAATCTGCTTGGGTTCTTGTCCattaaatcaacaaatgcaatCTCATATTCTTCCATATAAGTACTTCTAACCAACTTCCAGAAAAGCTGCTTCAAAAGTGAACCTTTGTGAGTTTTTTTCCAGTTTGCATAGATATGTCTTGCACAGTTTCTATTTTCAGCCAATGGAAGTAGACTCTGTAATGCATTTTCAAGTCCCTATCAAGCAACATTGTAAGTGACAACATAACAAATTAGACAACAATTGCAAATAATACATACATATAACTGACATAAATAATAAGTTAGCATAGTATATACCTTTTGTTGATCACTGATAATGGCAATTCCTACTCCTTCACCCAATGTGAACTCTTCAACAAGAATTTTAATGAACCAAGTCCAGCAAATCTCATTCTCAGCTTCAACCACTGCCCAAGCAATGCGATACATTTTATTGTTTCCATCAATTCCTACAGCAAATAACAATATTCCACCAAGATATGTCTTAAGGAAAGCACCATCCAGACCAATCACTTGTCTACATTCCTCCTTGAAACCTTTCTTAGACAACTGAAACCAATGTACACAACCTTAAATACAACACATATATCTACATGTAGTTCAAACCGCCCTTCTCCGTCAGACCTACCCAACTCCAGCATATAACTCCTCAGCTTTGCATAATGAGCTCCCACTGTTCCTTTAGCATGTCAATTGTCTTTCTCTTGGAATGATATAACCTCCACTTGACTGCATCAAATGCAAACCGCTGCATCAAGTCCTTACCCAATTCCTTACAACTGAACTCTGGTCTAAGTCTAAACACATGCAAGTATTTTCTAGCAACCCAATTAGATGTCACAATCTTGTTTCTCATAGCCCCAGGACATGTGTGCTCCGGTTCAAGTTTCTCTATTACTACAGAACCATTTATCTTCACAAAACTTCCAGAACAGAACCATTTGCAAGGACTTTTGCATTCTGTCTCAAATGCCTTCCTACTTGCTCTTTTCAAGTGAATTTCCCAACCATTCTAAACTGCATTGTCTGTCAGAGCATCTCTGGCTAGAAAACCATCAATAAATCCCATTCCAATACATAATTTCAAATGCTTATGATCACACCTTGGATCATACATCACTTTAGCATGTCTTTCCATCTTTCTTCTCCCTTCATCCTGAGAATCATTTGAGCTAGAATAGATATCACCTTCTTCTGAATTCTCATACTCAAACACATAGTCACTTCTTCTGCCCTCCACCGACTAGGCCATATAACATGTCATCAGTAACAACAAACTCTTTctcctttattttctttttctttcttccttcCCTGTGTGTATTCCTCATCCTCAGACACTAACTCCTCAACCTCCATGTCATCAtcaatttcttcatcttcaGAAGATGGTATATAACTCTCATCATCCTCACTATCATATCCCATACCCACTCCCATACTTTGATCAGACTTATCTCTCACACTCTCATCAGGTCTAACTCTCATTCCCACATATACACTTGGAGCTCCATCAGGTTTCCTACCTCCTACATCCTCACCCAAATTCTCAGCATCAGAATTCCTACATCCCACACTCTTACCTAAGTTTGAGGAAGTTGATATGCTCGGATTTTGTACTGAGTGTCAATGTTGCATTACATATCCATTATTTGCACATTtgatctattttggtattttgacgtgttttgcgataaatgtgcaaaataaagcctaaaaagatagcaaaCGGTCAAGTTGGAAATTTGGAGTTTTCGAGCCAGCCAGCAATCCGCTGCACCTttgccagcgaccgctgccCCTGTAGCGGTCCGCTTCGGAAAATAGAGCTGAAGAGGAGAACACGCCCAGCGAACTTCGTAAAACGGTcatgggaaaaaaataaatttagtctaaaattaaaaaaaaaaaaaaaaaagctcaGACCACCCCCCACCCACGCTGTGTGGCTCACCCTTGCAATGAGCGTATGGTGATATTTAACTCATAATGTCTTGAAACACTTTATAAGCAAAGACACACCTCAAGGAATGTATTTAGATTTCACGAAAGCACATCATGATATTCAATCGAAAATGATCAAACAGAGATCTCATTAACACAAGCATAGACTAGTGTAAACAAATTCTAGCATAGACTCAACTTGTGAGAGTATAATTCCATGCAGTAGAAAATACTAAATCAATGAAAACACATAAACAAGTTGTGCACATCAACTCCCTATCCCATTCCATAATTACTCATTCCTGAATTCGGACAACTTCTAATCATCACGTGAAGAATGGAAGTCGACCTGAACATATCCTCTACTCAGTCGAGCCACCTTTATTTCTTGAGCAGATCTCAGAGCAGATGCGTTGCAATCAACCAATTCTATCGTTTTAAGTGTAGTGATATTGCCAATTACTGCAGGGATCTCTCGCAATTTGTAGCAGTGCCTAATAACCAGATTTGTCAGCCTAGGGAAATGTCGTCTGCCGGCTTTCCACCACTGTATACCCAAGTCTTCAAGCAGCAAGAATTTCAGCTGTGGGAAATCCTGGCCATCTCCCTCCTGCTTCCACTCAGCCCCGCGGAAGGCATGCCACCTCAGTTTAAGTGATTCAAGCTTCGGTAGAGTGGCAATAACCTTCATATTATCCCACGAAAGCCCACACCCACTCAAAGACAACTTTGTAAGAGAGGCAGGGAGAGAGGGGGTGTGAGATGCTACTTGAGACGCAAAATCAGGACACATAACCACACATTTGAAAGATTCAAGGCTTTCAAGATTGGCAAGATGACTGAGAAAGCTGAAGTCTTCAGCACCATCCAATGCTGGTGATTCAATCCGAACTCCTAATATTTTCAAGTTGGGAACTCTCTTGAAAATTTCTGGGTGCAGCTATGAGAGCTCACATCCAGAAGCGTTACAAGGTTTTCTAGCTGTATGATAGTTGTTGAAGGATCCGGCAAGTTTCTCCCCATTAACTGGAGATGCCTCAGTTCACTCATATTCCAAATTTCTAGCGGCAGACGCAACACAACCTCAAAGGTTTTGCTGCTGAGATGTCGGAGGATAATCAAGAACTGAAGGTTCCAAAGCCCACATATTTTGTCTGGGATCTCACCAGAATAGGTGAGAGCAAGGTACCTCAAATGAATTAACTTGAGAATCTCATCAGGGAAGCTATAGAACTGGATTTTAAGAGCATCCAACACCCTCAGCAACTTGAAATTGAAGTGCACCCACAACGGATACTGCTCTTTTGCACCATTAAAGAGCAGAGACCTGACTGGTTTTTTCAACTTCAACTCATATTTCCCCTCAAATTGGATGTTTTCACGAATGGAAAACCGTCCGTGTGTACAAGTTTCATCAGGGAAAGAGCTGGTGTAGTCATTTACGACATGAAAGAATTTCTCCTCCTTAGCCTTCTTCTTTAGAAACTCATAATAAACCCCATCTACTCGACAAGTACTGATCTTGCCAAGAGGACTCTTCTTAGAAACCACAACGAAACCTCTTTCCACAAGCATAGACAAACACCCTTCCCCCATTTTCTCCGGGCTATTGAACTGCTCATTACACTCAATAAATCCTTCAGCAATCCACAATTTGAGTAGCTTCGAGAGGGGTATGTCGTAATTATTTGGGAATATCCCCATATAGAGAAGGCAAGCTTTAGCATATTGGCGCAAGCTCTTGAAACTCAACGACAAGACTGCGTCTATGAGCTCATCACAGTCGCCACAGTCATTGAGAGAAGAAGCTGCAATCGCCCAATCCTTGGGGCCAGCCTCCATCAAAACTCCCCCAATAGTTACTATTGCTAAAGGGATACCTTTGCAGTTTGTCGAGACGCGCTTTGCAGTTGTCACCAACTCCTCTGGGCATGCCTTGTAGCGAAAGACCTCGCTTTGAAGCAAAGCCCAGGATTCTTCTCCATCGAGGGGGAGGATTTTCATGAAATCCCCTCCATTCTCAGCCACTTCCTTCATCCTCGTGGTTAACATGACTCGACTTCCTATGTAGTAATCTGGGAACAACTCCTTGAGATTGTCCCAGGCCTCAGGATCACATACTTCATCCAACACAATGAGATACTTCCCCAGCCTCAGATTTTTGAAGAGAAGCTCTGCCAAGTCGTCTTCTGCAATCTCTTGACCTTTCCCACTGTCAAGCTTACTCATCGAGCGCAGAACGCCCAGCAGAATTTCCTTTTTGCTATAATCTTGTGATACCTTAACCCAAGCACGAAATCTGAACATGTTTACAATCTCTGGATCGTCATAGACAGTTTGGGCGAGACGGGTCTTACCAATCCCACGAATCCCATATATAGGAACCGCTGCGAGCTTGTCAGATCCGCCCGTGAGCCGAGATTTTAGATTGGTTAAGTCATCCTCACGCCCCACAATCAAGTTCCTGCGGCTGACTTCTGGTGTTGGCGGCATCAGCAAGGGGAGGGGGCGCTTGACGTTAGGGCTGATCTCCTTGGCCTCTTTCGCGATTGAACCAACTGTATTGTTTACTTTCTCCAAGGCTCGAGAGAAACTCCGCATGTAGTTGTCTTCTGCCCATCCTGAGCTTTCTGAATTGGGGATGAAATTCAAGAGATTGGAATCTAAAGCGTCTTCAGCATCGTACATCGCCACTCTGATTAGGTCTTCCAAATATCGGGCTTTGGGGGAAATCGTTTCGAGGAAGTCTTTCAAGAAGATGAGATTCTCTTGGAGATCGCGGACTTGGGATCCAGGATAATCGATTTCTTGAAATGGAAACGGATGTTGGAGCTCGACCAGAGTTTTCAAAACAGAAATCACGGCAGCGTAGGCCATTCTCTGGTTTTTTTCTCCCTCTTTCTCCCTCGCTTAAATGGAGTGAGTTTTGTTCTTTGACTCGGTGGCTGCTAGCTTTGAATCCAATTGCTGCAAGTGTGAAAAGAGCCTAAGATATGTGGTGTACCCCAGAGTAGCATAAGTTGAGGGGAAAAAACTATTGACGATTACTTGACGGACGTTTTTCACTTTTTCATTTGCATACGGCTATTTTAGTCTATTTacataatcaaaatttatttctctctcaTGTCATGACACCATAATTCTCACTTGGAACGT
This genomic interval from Salvia splendens isolate huo1 chromosome 13, SspV2, whole genome shotgun sequence contains the following:
- the LOC121759941 gene encoding putative late blight resistance protein homolog R1B-16 produces the protein MAYAAVISVLKTLVELQHPFPFQEIDYPGSQVRDLQENLIFLKDFLETISPKARYLEDLIRVAMYDAEDALDSNLLNFIPNSESSGWAEDNYMRSFSRALEKVNNTVGSIAKEAKEISPNVKRPLPLLMPPTPEVSRRNLIVGREDDLTNLKSRLTGGSDKLAAVPIYGIRGIGKTRLAQTVYDDPEIVNMFRFRAWVKVSQDYSKKEILLGVLRSMSKLDSGKGQEIAEDDLAELLFKNLRLGKYLIVLDEVCDPEAWDNLKELFPDYYIGSRVMLTTRMKEVAENGGDFMKILPLDGEESWALLQSEVFRYKACPEELVTTAKRVSTNCKGIPLAIVTIGGVLMEAGPKDWAIAASSLNDCGDCDELIDAVLSLSFKSLRQYAKACLLYMGIFPNNYDIPLSKLLKLWIAEGFIECNEQFNSPEKMGEGCLSMLVERGFVVVSKKSPLGKISTCRVDGVYYEFLKKKAKEEKFFHVVNDYTSSFPDETCTHGRFSIRENIQFEGKYELKLKKPVRSLLFNGAKEQYPLWVHFNFKLLRVLDALKIQFYSFPDEILKLIHLRYLALTYSGEIPDKICGLWNLQFLIILRHLSSKTFEVVLRLPLEIWNMSELRHLQLMGRNLPDPSTTIIQLENLVTLLDVSSHSCTQKFSREFPT